The Vicinamibacteria bacterium genome contains a region encoding:
- a CDS encoding roadblock/LC7 domain-containing protein yields the protein MAAPDIVMYEEEFNQIKQIISKLRVDANAKVVFLVDKNGQQIAAHGEIENLDTTSLASLTAGNVAATDGLARLIGEKEFSILFHEGEKDNIHISIVAQRVILVVIFDERSSLGLVRLRVKKASQELNDVFARIMAKVEREKAQAGTAFESPFAEITDEDIDSLFSE from the coding sequence ATGGCGGCGCCAGATATAGTCATGTACGAGGAGGAGTTCAACCAGATCAAGCAAATCATCTCGAAGCTCCGCGTCGACGCCAACGCTAAAGTGGTCTTCCTGGTCGACAAGAACGGCCAGCAGATCGCCGCCCATGGCGAGATCGAGAACCTGGACACCACCTCGTTGGCATCCCTAACGGCCGGCAACGTGGCCGCCACCGACGGCCTGGCTCGACTCATCGGCGAGAAAGAGTTCTCGATCCTTTTTCACGAGGGGGAGAAGGACAACATCCACATCTCAATCGTCGCCCAGAGGGTCATCCTGGTCGTGATCTTCGACGAACGATCCTCTCTCGGCCTTGTCCGCCTGCGGGTCAAGAAGGCGTCGCAAGAGCTGAACGACGTGTTCGCCCGGATCATGGCCAAGGTCGAAAGAGAGAAGGCCCAGGCCGGAACCGCCTTCGAGAGCCCCTTCGCCGAGATCACCGACGAGGACATCGACAGTCTCTTCAGCGAGTAG